From one Brevundimonas sp. PAMC22021 genomic stretch:
- a CDS encoding response regulator, with translation MTKTVLTIDDSRTMRDMLLMALEGAGYTVIQAVDGVDGLETLAAKGADVVITDINMPRMDGFGFIEGMRANPDHRTTPVLVLTTESDAEKKQRARAAGATGWIVKPFDPVKLVDAVRRVAA, from the coding sequence GTGACCAAGACCGTTTTGACCATCGACGATTCCCGCACCATGCGCGACATGCTGCTGATGGCGCTTGAAGGGGCTGGCTACACCGTGATCCAGGCCGTTGACGGCGTGGACGGGCTGGAGACGTTGGCGGCCAAGGGCGCCGACGTCGTCATCACCGACATCAACATGCCCCGCATGGACGGCTTCGGCTTCATCGAGGGCATGCGCGCCAACCCGGACCACCGGACCACACCCGTGCTGGTGCTGACCACCGAAAGCGACGCCGAGAAGAAGCAGCGCGCTCGCGCCGCCGGGGCCACCGGCTGGATCGTCAAGCCCTTTGATCCCGTCAAGCTGGTGGACGCCGTCCGCCGCGTGGCCGCCTAA
- a CDS encoding chemotaxis response regulator protein-glutamate methylesterase, whose amino-acid sequence MSAPVRVVVVDDSLTMRGLISAALKRDPEIEVVGTAADPIEARAAIKALNPDVITLDVEMPNMNGLEFLEKIMRLRPMPVVMVSTLTAAGTDVTLAALEIGAVDAVAKPASATSEAFGELAAKVKAAARSRVRPRGEHATAAAPSNYQPDPRGVLAIGASTGGVEALLTVLSGFPANCPATVVTQHMPATFTKSFAARLDKACAPTVTEAEDGAPVMPGHIYIAPGGEAHLEVSPGSQPRCRLSRTEAVNGHRPSVDVLFRSVAALKRPMTGVILTGMGKDGAQGLLAMRQAGARTLGQDEHTSVVYGMPRAAHEIGAVERQLPLHRLTSAILDACAAAAQSPVSRTA is encoded by the coding sequence GTGAGCGCGCCGGTTCGCGTCGTCGTCGTCGACGACAGCCTGACCATGCGCGGCCTGATCTCGGCCGCCCTGAAGCGCGATCCCGAGATCGAGGTGGTCGGCACGGCCGCCGATCCGATCGAGGCGCGCGCCGCGATCAAGGCGCTGAACCCCGACGTCATCACCCTGGATGTCGAGATGCCCAACATGAACGGGCTGGAGTTCCTGGAAAAGATCATGCGCCTGCGGCCGATGCCGGTGGTGATGGTCTCGACCCTGACGGCGGCCGGCACGGACGTGACGCTGGCTGCGCTGGAGATCGGAGCGGTGGATGCGGTGGCCAAACCCGCCTCGGCCACGTCCGAGGCGTTCGGCGAACTGGCGGCCAAGGTGAAGGCGGCGGCGCGCTCGCGCGTGCGGCCGCGCGGCGAGCACGCAACCGCCGCTGCGCCTTCCAACTACCAGCCCGATCCGCGCGGCGTCCTGGCCATCGGCGCCTCGACCGGCGGCGTGGAGGCCCTGCTGACGGTGCTGAGCGGCTTTCCCGCCAACTGCCCGGCGACGGTGGTGACGCAGCACATGCCGGCGACCTTCACCAAGAGCTTCGCCGCGCGTCTGGACAAGGCCTGCGCCCCGACCGTGACCGAGGCCGAGGACGGCGCGCCCGTGATGCCCGGCCACATCTACATCGCCCCGGGCGGCGAGGCGCACCTGGAGGTCTCGCCCGGTTCCCAGCCGCGCTGCCGCCTGTCGCGCACTGAAGCGGTCAACGGCCATCGCCCGTCCGTCGACGTCCTGTTTCGCTCCGTCGCCGCCCTGAAGCGGCCGATGACGGGCGTGATCCTGACCGGCATGGGCAAGGACGGCGCGCAAGGGCTGCTGGCGATGCGCCAGGCCGGCGCCCGCACCCTGGGCCAGGACGAGCACACCTCGGTTGTCTACGGCATGCCGCGCGCGGCGCACGAGATCGGCGCCGTCGAGCGCCAACTTCCGCTGCACCGCCTGACCTCCGCCATTCTCGACGCCTGCGCCGCCGCCGCGCAGAGCCCCGTCTCAAGGACCGCGTAG
- a CDS encoding chemotaxis protein CheD, with protein MIAVADPLERRVHVGQGEHYVTDDPHVMLSTILGSCVAMCLRDPAAGIGGMNHFLLPEGEGAGTDAGRRYGAYAMELLINDVLKRGGRRDRLEAKLFGGGRMFDSLRDVGRANADFAERFLRDEGIPVVGGSLRGEGGRRLHYWPVSGRALQRTVSDAAAPRSAPPPPPVDAGALELF; from the coding sequence ATGATCGCCGTCGCCGACCCGCTGGAGCGCCGCGTCCACGTCGGCCAGGGCGAGCACTACGTCACCGACGACCCGCATGTGATGCTCAGCACCATTCTCGGCTCATGCGTGGCCATGTGCCTGCGCGATCCGGCTGCGGGGATCGGCGGCATGAACCACTTCCTGCTGCCGGAAGGAGAGGGGGCGGGCACCGACGCCGGGCGCCGATACGGAGCCTACGCCATGGAGCTGTTGATTAACGACGTATTGAAGCGCGGCGGCCGGCGCGATCGGCTGGAGGCCAAGCTGTTCGGCGGCGGCCGCATGTTCGATTCCCTGCGCGATGTCGGACGCGCCAACGCTGATTTCGCCGAGCGTTTCCTGCGCGACGAGGGCATCCCCGTGGTCGGCGGCAGCCTGCGCGGCGAGGGCGGACGGCGCCTGCACTATTGGCCCGTCTCGGGGCGGGCCCTGCAGCGCACGGTGTCCGACGCCGCCGCCCCGCGCTCCGCTCCCCCGCCGCCGCCGGTCGACGCCGGCGCGCTGGAGCTGTTCTGA
- a CDS encoding response regulator has translation MSRPASSDRINLSHSSVLLIDDNQQALDMLSSIFHGFGVKEQIKCGSASEGAQILRRRPVDLILVDCVMPDMDGYDFITWLRRETPEPMRYTPVIMLTGHAAQSRVHKSRDCGASFVVAKPLTPAVLLQRILWLGRDEREFVDCDTYCGPDRRVRNAGPPAGMDGRRAGDLSGELGEAVEANMDQSDIDMLMKPTRVAL, from the coding sequence ATGTCCCGGCCCGCGTCTTCCGACCGCATCAATCTCAGCCACTCCAGCGTCCTGCTGATCGACGACAATCAGCAGGCGCTGGACATGCTCAGCTCGATCTTCCACGGCTTCGGCGTCAAGGAGCAGATCAAGTGCGGCTCGGCTTCCGAGGGCGCGCAGATCCTGCGCCGCCGGCCCGTCGATCTGATCCTGGTCGATTGCGTCATGCCGGACATGGACGGCTATGACTTCATCACCTGGCTGCGGCGCGAGACGCCAGAGCCGATGCGCTATACGCCGGTCATCATGCTGACGGGCCACGCCGCCCAGTCGCGCGTGCACAAGAGCCGCGACTGCGGCGCCAGCTTCGTGGTCGCCAAGCCCCTGACGCCCGCCGTGCTGCTTCAGCGCATCCTGTGGCTGGGGCGTGACGAGCGCGAATTCGTGGATTGCGACACCTACTGCGGCCCCGATCGCCGGGTCCGCAACGCCGGCCCCCCCGCCGGCATGGACGGCCGCCGCGCCGGGGATCTGAGCGGCGAATTGGGCGAGGCGGTGGAGGCCAACATGGATCAGTCGGACATCGACATGCTGATGAAGCCCACGCGGGTGGCCCTGTGA
- a CDS encoding protein-glutamate O-methyltransferase CheR, translating into MTTAAGRAPLVEGEFVFTAEDFRHIASMLHAHSGIALSEGKAALVYSRLAKRLRVLGLRSFREYCALVEGADGVDERQAMTAALTTNVTRFYREPHHFDDLRDRVMPALAARARAGGRVRLWSAACSNGQEPYSMALTMLSVLPEAADLDVRILATDIDPNMVAQGHAGVYSEDLLEPAPATLWRKYFDRADERGAWSAGDQLRRLVSFRELNLIGDWPMRGKFDVIFCRNVVIYFDDATQERVWSRFTPLMTPGATLYIGHSERVSGPASTQLQTCGLTAYKTAGSL; encoded by the coding sequence ATGACCACGGCCGCCGGGCGCGCGCCTCTGGTCGAAGGCGAGTTCGTCTTCACCGCCGAGGACTTCCGCCATATCGCCTCCATGCTGCACGCCCACTCCGGCATCGCGCTGAGCGAGGGTAAGGCGGCGCTGGTCTATTCGCGCCTGGCCAAGCGGCTGCGCGTGCTGGGTCTGCGCAGCTTCCGCGAATACTGCGCCCTGGTGGAAGGTGCGGACGGCGTGGACGAGCGCCAGGCGATGACGGCGGCCCTGACCACCAACGTCACCCGCTTCTATCGCGAGCCGCACCATTTCGACGATCTGCGCGACCGGGTCATGCCGGCGCTGGCCGCGCGCGCCAGGGCCGGCGGGAGGGTGCGCCTGTGGTCGGCCGCCTGCTCCAACGGGCAGGAACCCTATTCGATGGCGCTGACCATGCTGTCGGTCCTGCCGGAAGCGGCGGACCTGGACGTGCGCATCCTGGCCACCGACATCGACCCCAACATGGTCGCCCAGGGCCACGCCGGCGTCTATTCCGAAGACCTGCTGGAGCCGGCGCCCGCCACCCTGTGGCGCAAATATTTCGACCGGGCCGACGAACGCGGCGCCTGGAGCGCGGGCGATCAGCTTCGACGCCTGGTGTCGTTCCGCGAGCTGAACCTCATCGGCGACTGGCCGATGCGCGGCAAGTTCGACGTGATCTTCTGCCGCAACGTCGTGATCTATTTCGACGACGCCACGCAGGAGCGGGTGTGGAGCCGTTTCACGCCGCTGATGACGCCGGGCGCCACCCTCTACATCGGCCATTCCGAGCGCGTATCGGGACCAGCCTCGACGCAGCTGCAGACCTGCGGCCTGACCGCCTACAAGACGGCGGGGTCGCTGTGA
- the ccmI gene encoding c-type cytochrome biogenesis protein CcmI — MIVFWSLAALASALAAWLVLGAARAHIAVAGDDVAEGQRELDELDRLKARGLLAPDAHAAARAEAGRRLLAEAGSGAATPVVGRRDRPVVLGAVLACVAATLALYLATGSPGLPDHGFERRVDEWATRPETLEPAQLAAVAARVADSRPNDPQALAMLGVARFEAGDPLGAASAFRRLLAIRPDDASTWARLGESLVRANDNAIGADAEAAFVEALKRDGDQLGARFFLGEAALRRGDAARARQMWTPLIAALDPADPRRQDLERRLPADGS, encoded by the coding sequence ATGATCGTCTTCTGGAGCCTCGCCGCGCTTGCCTCGGCCCTGGCCGCCTGGCTGGTGCTGGGCGCCGCGCGCGCGCACATCGCCGTCGCCGGCGACGACGTGGCTGAGGGCCAGCGCGAACTGGACGAACTGGACCGGCTGAAGGCGCGCGGCCTGCTGGCGCCGGACGCCCACGCCGCCGCGCGCGCCGAGGCGGGGCGTCGGCTGCTAGCGGAGGCTGGATCCGGTGCGGCGACGCCCGTCGTGGGGCGTCGCGACCGGCCCGTCGTTCTGGGCGCGGTGCTGGCCTGCGTCGCCGCCACGTTGGCGCTGTATCTGGCCACCGGCTCGCCCGGCCTGCCGGACCATGGTTTCGAACGCCGCGTCGACGAATGGGCGACCCGGCCCGAGACGCTGGAGCCGGCGCAGCTGGCGGCCGTCGCTGCGCGCGTGGCCGACAGTCGCCCGAACGATCCCCAAGCTCTGGCCATGCTGGGCGTCGCGCGGTTCGAGGCCGGCGATCCGCTGGGCGCCGCCTCGGCCTTTCGCCGCCTGCTGGCGATCCGGCCGGACGACGCCTCGACCTGGGCGCGGCTGGGCGAAAGCCTGGTGCGCGCCAATGACAACGCCATCGGCGCGGATGCCGAGGCCGCCTTCGTCGAGGCCCTGAAGCGCGACGGCGACCAGCTGGGCGCCCGGTTCTTCCTGGGCGAGGCCGCGCTGCGCCGCGGCGACGCAGCCCGCGCGCGCCAGATGTGGACGCCGCTTATCGCCGCGCTGGATCCCGCCGATCCGCGTCGCCAGGACCTGGAACGTCGTCTGCCGGCCGATGGATC
- a CDS encoding sensor histidine kinase, whose product MAGANGWSRWIGRPGRSLTRRLIWLASGWIVLALIITGLVLTNQFQESALRRLGNVLSASIDELVVRSAVTPQDTVVTPQILDARTLRVFSGKYWVVAEPTGENGLRTLTRSQSLYDADLVVPRDLPRRLEEAFGQTISYNAFGPADEPLRVAASMKRLPGREQPVVFLAAIDRSNIDADTRQFATITWISLLLLGFGLVTAVFIQVQVGLRPLYELRNEIAAVRKGKAARIERDYPVEIQPLAEQVNRLLDHNQEVVERQRTHVGNLAHALKTPLSVMLAEAGTQDGALPEIVRRQTQVMQGQVDHHLRRARAAARAAHGLGESTPVGEVVDELAVMLERVFADKGVEIDWRAPDDLAFLGERQDLQEILGNLIENAAKWSRRRVRVSAGPNGLGQMIAVIEDDGPGLPADRRDEVMKRGARLDEDAPGSGLGLSIVDDLTRAYGGRLTLADSDLGGLKTVLELPAAEV is encoded by the coding sequence ATGGCGGGGGCGAACGGCTGGAGCCGATGGATTGGGCGGCCGGGCCGGTCGCTGACGCGGCGCCTGATCTGGCTGGCTTCCGGCTGGATCGTGCTGGCCCTGATCATCACCGGTCTGGTGCTGACCAACCAGTTTCAGGAATCCGCCCTGCGCCGGCTGGGCAATGTGCTCAGCGCCTCCATCGACGAACTGGTGGTGCGCTCGGCCGTGACGCCGCAGGACACGGTGGTCACGCCCCAGATCCTGGATGCGCGAACGCTGCGCGTCTTCTCCGGCAAATACTGGGTGGTGGCCGAGCCGACGGGCGAGAACGGGCTTCGCACCCTGACACGATCGCAGTCGCTGTACGACGCCGACCTGGTGGTGCCGCGCGACCTGCCGCGCCGGCTGGAGGAGGCGTTCGGCCAGACCATCAGCTACAACGCCTTTGGTCCCGCCGACGAGCCGCTGCGCGTCGCCGCCAGCATGAAGCGCCTGCCGGGACGCGAGCAGCCGGTGGTCTTTCTGGCCGCCATCGATCGCTCAAACATCGACGCGGATACGCGCCAGTTCGCCACCATCACCTGGATATCGCTGCTGCTGCTGGGCTTTGGCCTGGTGACGGCGGTCTTTATCCAGGTTCAGGTGGGTCTGCGCCCGCTCTATGAACTCAGGAACGAGATCGCCGCCGTTCGCAAGGGCAAGGCCGCGCGGATCGAGCGCGACTATCCTGTCGAGATCCAGCCGCTGGCCGAACAGGTCAACCGGCTGCTGGACCACAACCAGGAAGTGGTGGAGCGCCAGCGCACTCACGTCGGCAACCTGGCGCATGCGCTGAAGACGCCCCTGTCGGTCATGCTGGCGGAGGCCGGAACGCAGGACGGCGCCCTGCCCGAGATCGTGCGGCGCCAGACCCAGGTGATGCAGGGCCAGGTCGATCACCATCTTCGCCGCGCCCGTGCCGCCGCCCGCGCCGCCCACGGTCTGGGCGAGAGCACGCCGGTGGGCGAAGTGGTCGACGAGTTGGCCGTGATGCTGGAGCGGGTGTTTGCCGACAAGGGTGTGGAGATCGACTGGCGCGCGCCTGACGACCTGGCGTTCCTGGGCGAGCGCCAGGACCTTCAGGAAATCCTCGGCAACCTGATCGAGAACGCCGCCAAATGGTCCCGGCGGCGCGTGCGCGTCTCGGCCGGGCCCAATGGCCTGGGCCAGATGATCGCCGTGATCGAGGACGATGGCCCGGGCCTGCCCGCCGACCGCCGCGACGAGGTGATGAAGCGCGGCGCCCGGCTGGACGAGGACGCGCCGGGATCGGGCCTTGGCCTGTCGATTGTGGATGACCTGACCCGCGCCTACGGCGGCCGACTGACGCTCGCCGACAGCGACCTCGGCGGGCTGAAGACGGTGCTCGAACTGCCCGCGGCTGAGGTCTGA
- a CDS encoding response regulator transcription factor, with product MRILLVEDDADLSRQLKTALTDAGYAVDHAPDGEEAWFLGDTEPYDVVVLDLGLPKIDGVSVLERWRREGKTTPVLILTARAAWSDKVSGFDAGADDYLTKPFHTEELLARLRALLRRSAGHAAATLSCGGLRLDPRAARASVNGEPLRLTSLEYRLLHYMMMHQGRVISRTELVEHLYDQDFDRDSNTIEVFVGRLRKKIGSDRIETVRGLGYRLTPLAGEAEAA from the coding sequence ATGCGCATCCTGCTCGTAGAAGACGACGCCGACCTGTCGCGCCAGTTGAAGACCGCGCTGACGGACGCAGGCTATGCCGTTGATCACGCCCCGGACGGCGAGGAGGCCTGGTTCCTGGGCGACACCGAGCCCTATGACGTGGTGGTGCTCGACCTCGGCCTGCCCAAGATCGACGGCGTCTCGGTGCTGGAGCGGTGGCGGCGCGAGGGCAAGACCACGCCCGTGCTGATCCTGACCGCCCGCGCGGCCTGGTCGGACAAGGTGTCGGGCTTCGACGCCGGAGCCGACGATTACCTGACCAAGCCTTTCCACACCGAAGAGTTGCTGGCGAGGCTGCGCGCCCTGCTGCGCCGCTCTGCGGGTCATGCGGCGGCGACGCTGTCGTGCGGGGGCTTGCGTCTCGATCCCCGCGCGGCGCGCGCCAGCGTCAACGGCGAGCCGCTGCGCCTGACGTCGCTGGAATACCGGCTGCTGCACTACATGATGATGCATCAGGGACGGGTCATCAGCCGCACCGAGCTGGTGGAGCACCTGTATGATCAGGACTTCGACCGCGACTCGAACACCATCGAGGTGTTCGTCGGCCGGCTGCGCAAGAAGATCGGCTCGGACCGCATCGAGACGGTGCGCGGCCTGGGCTATCGCCTGACGCCGCTGGCGGGCGAGGCCGAGGCGGCGTAA
- a CDS encoding chemotaxis protein CheA — translation MDAFEAIKATFFQECDELLADLESKLLVLESGQTDSETINAVFRAVHSVKGGAGAFGLEDLVRFAHVFETLLDELRAGRKPCDAVTVKTLLRASDVLADHVQAAQGLKPPVDPARSAALVVELETLTHGGAAPVVVEEEEDDFGFTPMAFDLGAFDPAPTGDLPSLDLPPLDLPSIDEPEAAGWRIVFKPHGRMYGSANETAILLRELGRLGPVVVSLDESDLPALDVLAPEEGYLTWTIELGAAVDEADVREVFDFVEADCDLSIVPLGGGAEAGASPALDDSSSDAAVLAQASAPDLDIAALLARVQTQAEPVPPIAPTPITPTPIAPMAPMTPVAPVAPVAPVQVVPPTAPAPQPAAPTAPAPVTIRVDLDRVDRLINVVGELVIQQAMLAQRVAESGLARSSNIALGMEDLELLTREIQDSVMAIRAQPVKSVFQRMPRLVREVADMTGKQVRLVTAGEDTEVDKTVVERLAEPITHMLRNAIDHGLESPEERVAAGKPAEGTVRLAALHRSGRIVIEIADDGKGINRERVRKIAVDKGLIPEDAQLSDEEVDNLIFLPGFSTAAVVSDISGRGVGMDVVKRSIQALGGRISIASIPGKGSTFTLSLPLTLAVLDGMVLGAAEQTLIAPLSAIVESLTPREQDIHYVGGVDPVIRFRERFVPLVDVAMAMGFRDQPMVPSEGIAMIVETESGQPAALLVDAIQGQRQVVIKSLETNYQPVDGVAAATILGDGRVALILDIDALVAAKRRKGSTRQDLKLAS, via the coding sequence ATGGACGCATTCGAAGCCATCAAGGCGACCTTCTTCCAGGAATGCGACGAACTGCTCGCGGACCTGGAAAGCAAGCTGCTGGTGCTTGAGTCTGGTCAGACCGACAGCGAGACGATCAACGCCGTCTTTCGCGCCGTCCACTCGGTCAAGGGCGGGGCGGGGGCGTTCGGGCTGGAGGACCTGGTCCGTTTCGCCCATGTCTTCGAGACGCTGCTGGACGAGCTGCGGGCGGGCCGCAAGCCTTGCGACGCGGTGACGGTGAAGACCCTGCTGCGCGCCTCCGACGTGCTGGCCGACCATGTGCAGGCTGCACAGGGCCTGAAGCCGCCGGTCGATCCCGCGCGTTCGGCCGCCCTGGTCGTCGAGCTGGAAACCCTGACCCACGGCGGCGCGGCGCCCGTCGTGGTGGAAGAGGAAGAGGACGACTTCGGCTTCACGCCGATGGCGTTCGATCTCGGCGCCTTTGATCCCGCTCCGACCGGCGATCTGCCGTCGCTGGACCTGCCGCCGCTGGATCTGCCTTCGATCGACGAACCGGAGGCCGCCGGCTGGCGCATCGTCTTCAAGCCGCATGGCCGAATGTACGGCAGCGCCAATGAAACGGCGATCCTGCTGCGTGAGCTCGGCCGGCTGGGTCCGGTCGTCGTGTCGCTGGACGAGTCCGATCTGCCGGCCCTGGACGTGCTGGCGCCCGAAGAGGGCTATCTGACCTGGACCATCGAGCTTGGCGCGGCTGTGGACGAGGCCGATGTGCGCGAAGTGTTCGACTTCGTGGAGGCCGACTGCGACCTCAGCATCGTTCCGCTCGGCGGCGGAGCCGAAGCCGGAGCTTCGCCGGCGCTGGACGACAGCAGCAGCGACGCCGCCGTCCTCGCCCAGGCCTCCGCGCCCGACCTCGACATCGCCGCTCTGCTGGCCAGGGTGCAGACGCAGGCCGAACCGGTCCCGCCCATCGCTCCCACGCCCATCACGCCGACGCCGATCGCCCCCATGGCCCCCATGACCCCTGTTGCGCCAGTCGCGCCGGTGGCTCCGGTGCAGGTCGTTCCGCCGACCGCGCCCGCGCCCCAGCCCGCAGCGCCGACCGCGCCCGCGCCCGTCACGATCCGCGTTGACCTGGACCGGGTGGACCGATTGATCAACGTGGTCGGCGAACTGGTCATCCAGCAGGCCATGCTGGCCCAGCGCGTGGCCGAAAGCGGGCTTGCCCGCTCGTCCAACATCGCGCTCGGCATGGAGGATCTCGAGCTCCTGACGCGCGAGATCCAGGACAGCGTCATGGCCATCCGCGCCCAGCCGGTGAAGTCGGTGTTCCAGCGCATGCCGCGCCTGGTCCGCGAAGTCGCCGACATGACGGGCAAGCAGGTGCGTCTGGTCACCGCCGGCGAGGACACCGAGGTCGACAAGACCGTGGTCGAGCGCCTGGCCGAGCCCATCACCCACATGCTGCGCAACGCCATCGACCACGGGCTGGAAAGCCCGGAAGAGCGCGTCGCCGCCGGCAAGCCGGCCGAGGGGACGGTGCGTCTGGCGGCCCTCCACCGCTCGGGGCGGATCGTCATCGAGATCGCCGACGACGGCAAGGGCATCAACCGCGAGCGCGTGCGCAAGATCGCCGTAGACAAGGGCCTGATCCCCGAAGACGCCCAGCTGTCGGACGAAGAGGTCGACAACCTGATCTTCCTGCCCGGCTTCTCGACGGCGGCGGTGGTGTCGGACATCTCGGGTCGCGGCGTCGGCATGGACGTGGTCAAGCGTTCGATCCAGGCGCTGGGCGGGCGCATCTCCATCGCCTCGATCCCCGGCAAGGGCTCGACCTTCACCCTCAGCCTTCCGCTGACGCTGGCGGTGCTGGACGGCATGGTGCTGGGCGCCGCCGAACAGACGCTGATCGCGCCGCTGTCGGCCATTGTCGAAAGCCTGACGCCGCGAGAGCAGGACATCCACTACGTCGGCGGCGTCGATCCGGTGATCCGTTTCCGCGAGCGTTTCGTGCCGCTGGTGGACGTGGCCATGGCCATGGGATTCCGCGACCAGCCGATGGTCCCCTCCGAAGGGATCGCCATGATCGTGGAGACTGAATCCGGCCAGCCCGCCGCGCTGCTGGTCGACGCCATCCAGGGCCAGCGCCAGGTGGTCATCAAGAGCCTGGAAACCAACTACCAGCCGGTGGACGGCGTCGCCGCCGCCACCATCCTGGGCGACGGCCGCGTCGCCCTGATCCTCGACATCGACGCCCTGGTGGCCGCCAAGCGCCGCAAGGGCTCGACCCGCCAAGACCTTAAGCTCGCGAGCTGA
- a CDS encoding chemotaxis protein CheW, with amino-acid sequence MTETAASQRELIAFRIGRQEFCVDIMSVREIRGWTPATPLPRSPGYMKGVINLRGTVLPIIDLGARFGLETSEPTARHVIMVAHIGGRTVGLLVDAVSDIIQMTEGDVQATPDVASDQVKTFVKGIFALDGRMISLIELDRILPEREAEAA; translated from the coding sequence ATGACCGAAACCGCCGCTTCACAACGCGAACTGATCGCCTTCCGCATCGGCCGCCAGGAGTTCTGCGTCGACATCATGTCGGTTCGCGAAATCCGGGGCTGGACGCCTGCGACGCCGCTGCCCCGCTCGCCCGGCTATATGAAGGGCGTGATCAACCTGCGCGGCACCGTGCTGCCGATCATCGACCTGGGCGCCCGCTTCGGCCTGGAGACGTCCGAGCCGACCGCCCGCCACGTCATCATGGTCGCCCACATCGGCGGGCGCACCGTGGGCCTTCTGGTGGATGCCGTGTCCGACATCATCCAGATGACCGAAGGCGACGTGCAGGCGACGCCGGATGTCGCGTCCGATCAGGTCAAGACCTTCGTCAAGGGCATCTTCGCCCTCGATGGCCGCATGATCAGCCTGATCGAGCTGGACCGCATCCTGCCCGAGCGCGAGGCCGAAGCCGCATGA
- a CDS encoding iron-containing redox enzyme family protein: MSDPEAFHRRMSRWNNRRLAPATPHAGWQDAAREDAEMILLEGAFVERMRQDAQPWLKDLPTDVDGFVAWFENLLGKGPGESDPLFPWLAEEASYEEMRWFLLQEVAGEAGFEDLVAYAQVKMPTRPKLELARNYWDEMGRGNEGGMHGPMLQKLADKLDLHPIIEGTVWPSLALGNTLVAFSTTRRYAYHALGALGAVELTAPWRADHVARGLKRVGVGAERKYFALHATLDVEHSRTWNEEVLRPLAADRPECIPSLAEGAVMRLMAGARCFEAYRAHLWAEPLRQSA, encoded by the coding sequence GTGAGCGATCCAGAGGCCTTTCACCGGCGCATGTCGCGCTGGAACAACCGTCGCCTGGCGCCCGCGACGCCGCATGCCGGCTGGCAGGACGCCGCGCGCGAGGACGCCGAGATGATCCTTCTGGAAGGCGCCTTCGTCGAGCGGATGCGCCAGGACGCGCAACCTTGGCTGAAGGACCTGCCCACCGACGTCGACGGCTTTGTCGCCTGGTTCGAGAACCTGCTGGGCAAGGGTCCCGGCGAGAGCGACCCGCTGTTCCCCTGGCTGGCCGAGGAGGCCAGCTACGAGGAGATGCGCTGGTTCCTGCTGCAGGAAGTGGCGGGCGAGGCCGGGTTCGAGGATCTGGTGGCCTATGCCCAGGTCAAGATGCCGACCCGGCCCAAGCTCGAACTCGCGCGCAACTACTGGGACGAGATGGGGCGCGGCAACGAGGGCGGCATGCACGGCCCGATGCTGCAGAAGCTGGCCGACAAGCTGGACCTGCATCCGATCATCGAGGGCACGGTTTGGCCGTCGCTGGCGCTGGGCAACACCCTGGTCGCCTTCTCGACCACGCGCCGCTACGCCTATCACGCTCTGGGCGCGCTGGGCGCGGTCGAGCTGACGGCCCCGTGGCGGGCGGATCATGTGGCGCGCGGCCTGAAGCGCGTCGGCGTCGGGGCCGAGCGGAAATATTTCGCCCTGCACGCCACGCTGGATGTCGAACATTCGCGCACCTGGAACGAGGAGGTGCTGCGTCCGCTGGCGGCCGACCGTCCCGAATGCATCCCCAGCCTGGCCGAAGGCGCGGTGATGCGGCTGATGGCCGGCGCGCGCTGTTTCGAAGCCTACCGCGCCCACCTGTGGGCCGAGCCGCTGCGCCAGAGCGCCTGA
- a CDS encoding response regulator: MPVASAISVLVVDDQLTMRSLVRTSLQQIGMRDIREAADGELALREIITKPAHLVISDFNMPNLDGLGLLRAIRAHPPTSKTAFIMLTGRADRELVQRAVQFGVNNYLVKPFTVQQLKDKLEAVFGPLT; the protein is encoded by the coding sequence ATGCCCGTCGCCTCCGCCATCAGCGTTTTGGTCGTCGACGACCAGCTGACCATGCGCTCGCTGGTCCGCACCAGCCTGCAGCAGATCGGCATGCGCGACATCCGCGAAGCCGCCGACGGCGAGCTGGCGCTGCGCGAGATCATCACCAAGCCCGCGCACCTGGTGATCTCCGACTTCAACATGCCGAACCTGGACGGCCTGGGCCTGTTGCGCGCCATTCGCGCCCATCCGCCGACGTCCAAGACGGCCTTCATCATGCTGACCGGCCGCGCTGATCGCGAGCTGGTGCAGCGCGCGGTGCAGTTCGGCGTCAACAACTACCTGGTCAAGCCGTTCACCGTGCAGCAGCTGAAGGACAAGCTGGAAGCCGTCTTCGGACCCCTGACATGA